One genomic segment of Negativicutes bacterium includes these proteins:
- a CDS encoding putative manganese-dependent inorganic diphosphatase — MKEKPIYTIGHRNPDTDSICSAIGYAHLKRALGENVLPARAGKMNAETKYVLEKFSIDTPKLITDLFPRVKDVLIETKAVVKEHDTLRKLGQIMREHDVKSVPVVNDEEVLVGIVTVSDLAKRYFNELGMQNLADANVTLSLVVEVLDAKIVHSVNLNKKVEGEVRIAAGSHETIHSVIKKGDVVLVGDRENAMISCVNEDISCLVVTGNAPISQEVLDIAKEKDILVVTSPYDTYTCARMVNQCVPVSRIMQKDVTNFKPTDLLSDIKTKIELNKYRNYPVVENNKLIGIVSRDQLAVPEREKVILVDHNERSQAVEGIEEARIMEIIDHHRLGGLQTSEPIFIRNEQVGCTATIVANMHWHRGVEIPHNIAGILLSAIISDTVLFKSPTCTQYDKETAERLAKIAGLEINSYGMALLKAGSGIGNMSSLEIAKNDLKEFNIGDYRMIVSQLSVMDESEVLAIKADIIESMKVLATNEGYNMALLMVTNILEEGTHLLFIGEPQKLIKEAFGVEPVDNMVYLPGVMSRKKQVIPPMGEAARRI; from the coding sequence ATGAAAGAAAAACCGATTTACACTATCGGCCATCGTAATCCTGATACTGATTCAATTTGTTCAGCGATTGGCTATGCACATTTAAAAAGAGCACTAGGAGAGAATGTTTTACCGGCAAGAGCAGGGAAAATGAATGCTGAAACTAAGTATGTTTTAGAAAAGTTTAGTATAGATACTCCTAAATTAATTACTGATTTATTTCCGCGGGTAAAAGATGTCTTGATTGAAACGAAAGCTGTTGTGAAAGAACATGATACTTTACGTAAATTAGGGCAAATTATGAGAGAACATGATGTTAAGTCAGTTCCGGTTGTAAACGACGAGGAAGTTTTAGTTGGTATTGTTACCGTAAGTGATTTGGCGAAACGTTATTTTAATGAACTCGGAATGCAAAATTTGGCTGATGCTAATGTAACTTTATCGTTAGTAGTGGAAGTACTTGATGCGAAAATTGTTCATAGTGTTAATTTAAATAAAAAAGTAGAAGGTGAAGTAAGAATTGCCGCAGGAAGCCATGAAACAATTCACAGCGTTATTAAAAAAGGTGATGTTGTTTTAGTTGGAGATAGAGAAAATGCGATGATTTCTTGCGTTAATGAAGATATTTCCTGTTTAGTTGTGACTGGTAATGCGCCGATATCACAAGAAGTATTGGATATTGCTAAAGAAAAAGATATTTTAGTAGTAACTTCTCCGTATGATACCTACACTTGTGCTCGAATGGTTAATCAATGTGTACCGGTTAGCCGTATTATGCAAAAGGATGTTACAAACTTTAAACCAACAGATTTGCTTAGTGATATTAAAACTAAGATTGAATTAAATAAATATCGCAATTATCCTGTTGTAGAAAACAATAAATTAATTGGGATTGTGAGTAGAGATCAGCTAGCGGTACCGGAACGAGAAAAAGTAATTTTAGTTGATCATAATGAGCGCAGTCAAGCCGTAGAAGGTATTGAAGAAGCAAGAATTATGGAAATAATTGATCATCATCGTTTGGGCGGATTACAAACCAGTGAACCAATTTTTATTAGAAATGAACAAGTTGGCTGTACTGCTACTATTGTTGCCAATATGCACTGGCATAGAGGAGTGGAAATTCCACATAATATTGCAGGAATATTGTTATCTGCAATAATTTCTGATACGGTATTATTTAAATCACCAACTTGTACACAGTATGATAAAGAAACAGCAGAACGTTTAGCGAAAATTGCTGGTCTTGAGATAAATTCATATGGCATGGCATTACTAAAAGCTGGCTCCGGTATTGGTAATATGAGCAGTTTAGAAATAGCCAAAAATGATTTAAAAGAATTTAATATTGGTGATTACCGCATGATTGTCAGTCAATTATCAGTTATGGATGAAAGTGAAGTTTTGGCTATTAAGGCTGATATTATAGAAAGCATGAAAGTCTTGGCAACAAATGAAGGTTATAATATGGCTTTATTAATGGTTACAAATATTTTAGAAGAGGGCACTCACTTATTGTTTATTGGCGAACCACAAAAGCTGATCAAAGAAGCTTTTGGAGTTGAACCGGTCGATAATATGGTTTACTTACCAGGAGTAATGTCTAGAAAGAAACAAGTAATTCCACCAATGGGTGAAGCGGCAAGAAGAATATAA
- a CDS encoding tRNA 2-thiocytidine biosynthesis protein TtcA codes for MKILLPKEYYSKIMRAIIEFDLIDNDDRILIGLSGGKDSLFLTYALAFLKQHLRKNFTLGAITINPLFSSDFNVAPLASFCDELDIPFYTQEVDIAGTIESQQGKDPCFTCAFFRRGAINSFAKENNYNKIAYAHHNDDAVETFFMSLLYSGQLKTFLPKTYLDRTDLTVIRPLVYFREFELADTSKIHGLKPIPSPCPINGKTKRQEIKDLIKTLETNTPDLYAHLAAGMRENSVIELWPANINRHLMKQKHTDFMKNR; via the coding sequence ATGAAAATATTACTACCAAAAGAATATTATAGTAAAATAATGCGAGCAATTATTGAATTTGATTTAATTGATAATGATGATCGAATTTTAATTGGATTATCCGGTGGCAAAGACAGCCTATTCTTAACTTATGCTTTAGCTTTTTTAAAACAGCATTTAAGAAAAAATTTCACCCTAGGAGCAATCACCATTAACCCTTTATTTTCTTCTGATTTTAATGTAGCACCACTGGCTTCTTTTTGTGATGAGCTTGATATTCCCTTTTACACCCAAGAAGTTGATATTGCTGGTACAATTGAATCTCAACAAGGCAAAGATCCTTGTTTTACTTGTGCCTTTTTCCGTCGTGGAGCCATTAATTCTTTTGCTAAAGAAAACAACTATAATAAAATTGCTTATGCACACCATAATGATGATGCTGTGGAAACTTTTTTTATGAGTTTATTGTATTCTGGGCAGCTTAAAACATTTTTGCCAAAAACATATCTTGATCGAACTGACTTAACGGTTATCAGACCACTAGTCTATTTTCGTGAATTTGAATTGGCAGATACCTCAAAAATACATGGTTTAAAGCCAATCCCTAGCCCTTGTCCGATTAATGGTAAAACAAAGCGCCAAGAAATTAAAGATTTAATTAAAACATTAGAAACTAATACCCCTGATTTATATGCCCATCTAGCTGCCGGCATGCGTGAAAATTCAGTGATTGAATTGTGGCCAGCAAATATTAACCGCCATCTTATGAAACAAAAGCATACCGACTTTATGAAAAACCGCTAG
- a CDS encoding YebC/PmpR family DNA-binding transcriptional regulator: MSGHSKWANIKHKKGKMDAVRGKITTKIAREITVAVRLGGSDPTGNMKLKLALTKAKANNIPKENIQRAIQKGLGAADGSNYEELVYEGYGPGGSAVLLNVMTDNRNRSAADVRHIFSKNGGNLGESGCVGWMFKNKALFVLGKEDNDIAEDELMMLALEAGAEDFKVEEDSFEITGEPESFEAIQEILEQHNLNPEVAELTMIPDTTIKLEGVDAQKMLKLIDALEDHDDVQNVYANYDIDELE; the protein is encoded by the coding sequence ATGTCAGGACATTCTAAGTGGGCAAATATTAAACATAAAAAAGGTAAAATGGATGCGGTTAGAGGGAAAATTACTACTAAAATTGCTAGAGAAATAACGGTTGCGGTAAGACTTGGCGGTAGTGATCCGACTGGTAATATGAAACTAAAGTTAGCTTTAACAAAAGCTAAAGCTAATAATATTCCCAAAGAAAATATTCAAAGAGCAATCCAAAAAGGGTTAGGTGCTGCTGATGGTAGCAATTATGAAGAATTAGTGTATGAAGGCTATGGTCCTGGCGGTAGTGCGGTCTTATTAAATGTTATGACTGACAACCGCAATCGTAGCGCAGCTGATGTTAGACATATTTTCTCTAAAAATGGTGGTAATTTAGGGGAAAGTGGTTGCGTTGGTTGGATGTTTAAAAATAAAGCTTTATTTGTTCTTGGCAAAGAAGATAATGATATTGCGGAAGATGAATTAATGATGTTAGCATTAGAAGCTGGTGCTGAAGATTTTAAAGTTGAAGAAGATTCTTTTGAAATAACCGGTGAACCTGAAAGTTTTGAGGCTATTCAAGAAATTCTAGAGCAACATAATCTTAATCCAGAAGTTGCAGAGTTGACAATGATACCTGATACTACTATTAAGCTAGAAGGTGTTGATGCACAAAAGATGTTAAAACTAATTGATGCATTAGAAGATCATGATGACGTGCAAAATGTTTATGCAAATTATGATATTGACGAATTAGAATAA
- a CDS encoding tyrosine--tRNA ligase: MNSVLEILEERGYLAQITHREEIEELLSKEKISFYIGFDPTADSLHVGHFLGMMVMAHMQQAGHKPICLIGGGTATIGDPSGKTDMRKMLTPEQIEHNCDCFKKQMAKFIDFSDDKAIMLNNAQWLKELNYIELLQEVGAHFSVNRMLTAECYKQRMEKGLTFLEFNYMIMQAYDFWKLHKDFDCKMELGGDDQWSNIIAGVELVRRKESKPVFGLTFTLLTTSDGRKMGKTEKGALWLDATKTSPYEFYQYWRNIDDADVEKCLALLTFLPMAEVRRLGALQDKEINIAKTILAYEVTKLIHGEEEADKAKQAAEALFSGAGNLENVPTINISVADFNAKLLDILTREKVFASKGEGRRLITQGGLYFGDERVSDIEMILSAEQFGDDGVLIRKGKKNYYRLIVQ; the protein is encoded by the coding sequence ATGAACAGTGTTTTAGAAATATTAGAAGAACGTGGCTATTTAGCACAAATAACTCATCGTGAAGAAATTGAAGAATTACTAAGTAAAGAGAAAATAAGCTTTTATATTGGCTTTGATCCAACGGCTGATAGTTTACACGTTGGGCATTTTTTAGGAATGATGGTTATGGCTCATATGCAACAAGCCGGTCATAAACCTATTTGTTTAATTGGTGGTGGGACAGCGACAATTGGTGATCCGTCGGGGAAAACTGATATGCGAAAAATGTTAACACCGGAACAAATTGAACATAATTGTGATTGTTTTAAAAAACAAATGGCTAAGTTTATTGATTTTAGTGATGATAAAGCCATAATGCTTAATAATGCACAATGGTTGAAAGAATTAAATTATATTGAATTATTACAAGAAGTTGGCGCGCATTTTTCGGTAAATCGGATGTTGACAGCAGAATGCTATAAACAACGGATGGAAAAAGGACTAACTTTCTTAGAGTTTAATTATATGATTATGCAAGCTTATGATTTTTGGAAATTGCATAAGGATTTTGACTGTAAAATGGAGCTAGGTGGCGATGATCAATGGTCTAATATTATTGCTGGAGTTGAGCTGGTACGACGCAAAGAAAGTAAACCAGTGTTTGGCTTAACGTTTACATTACTAACTACGAGTGATGGCCGTAAAATGGGTAAAACTGAAAAAGGAGCATTATGGCTTGATGCCACTAAAACATCACCATATGAGTTTTACCAATATTGGCGAAATATTGATGATGCTGATGTCGAAAAATGTTTGGCATTATTAACGTTTTTACCGATGGCGGAAGTAAGAAGATTAGGGGCCTTACAAGATAAAGAAATAAATATTGCGAAAACAATTTTAGCTTACGAAGTAACAAAATTAATACATGGTGAAGAGGAAGCTGATAAAGCAAAGCAAGCAGCTGAAGCTTTATTTTCTGGAGCTGGAAATTTAGAAAATGTACCAACTATTAATATTAGTGTTGCTGATTTTAACGCTAAATTATTAGATATATTAACTCGTGAAAAAGTTTTTGCTTCGAAAGGTGAAGGGCGTCGCTTGATAACTCAAGGTGGATTATATTTTGGGGATGAGCGGGTTTCAGATATTGAAATGATATTATCGGCCGAACAATTTGGCGATGACGGAGTTTTAATTCGTAAAGGCAAGAAAAATTATTATCGGTTGATAGTACAATAA